From Dethiosulfovibrio salsuginis, the proteins below share one genomic window:
- a CDS encoding PH domain-containing protein, whose protein sequence is MVSFAKESAGHFDLESELKIWMRGQSDPLTFEFKKDSSIDEIYRILSSAVL, encoded by the coding sequence ATAGTCTCTTTTGCCAAAGAGAGCGCCGGTCACTTTGACCTGGAGTCGGAGCTCAAGATATGGATGAGGGGACAGTCCGATCCCCTGACCTTCGAGTTCAAAAAGGACTCGAGCATAGACGAGATCTACAGGATATTGAGCTCAGCTGTGCTATAG